In one Rutidosis leptorrhynchoides isolate AG116_Rl617_1_P2 chromosome 8, CSIRO_AGI_Rlap_v1, whole genome shotgun sequence genomic region, the following are encoded:
- the LOC139864989 gene encoding nucleobase-ascorbate transporter 12, whose amino-acid sequence MAQNSDPTKRPTPGPWPPGQNSTDSPAMPPSSWAKRTGFRPRFSGETNASDSGQITRSPGDLEASRVRPTTTAAVNGTATPPPPQPQPANAQVQVQSDKDQSAKKETEVASARLPPKPVATNGAAAAPAAPRPTQRVVRNGDVENALPQMVDDEFPSRNLHMKYELRDTPGLVPIGFYGLQHYISMLGSLVLIPLVIVPAMGGDHEDTSMVVSTVLFVSGMTTLLQANFGSRLPLIQGPSFVFLAPALAIIKSPEFIGLNGNNFKHIMKELQGAIIIASAFQAFLGYSGLMTLLLRLINPVVVSPTIAAVGLSFYSYGFPQMGACLEIGMVQILLVIMFSLYLRKISVLGHRIFLIYAVPLGLAITWAMSFLLTEAGAYKYDGCDVNIPTSNMLSDHCRRHVARMKSCRADTSHALNSSPWFRFPYPLQWGTPVFNWKMALVMCMVSVISSVDSVGSYHASSLLVASRPPTPGVVSRGIGLEGLCSILAGLWGTGTGSTTLTENVHTIAVTKMGSRKAVELGACVLIILSLIGKVGGFIASIPQVMVAGLLCIMWAMLAALGLSNLRYSEAGSSRNIIIIGLSLFFSLSVPSYFQQYGLSPNSNSPVPIYFQPYIVASHGPFRSQYGGLNYVMNTLMSFHMVIAFLVAVVLDNTVPGSKQERGVYVWSEPDAARREPAVVKDYGLPFRVGKMFRWVRWVGL is encoded by the exons ATGGCACAGAATTCCGACCCGACCAAGCGTCCGACACCCGGTCCATGGCCTCCGGGTCAAAACTCCACCGATTCACCTGCAATGCCTCCTTCTTCCTGGGCCAAACGTACAGGTTTTCGCCCTAGGTTTTCCGGCGAAACCAATGCCAGTGATTCCGGTCAAATTACTAGGTCTCCGGGTGATCTCGAAGCCTCTCGCGTCCGTCCGACCACCACAGCGGCGGTGAACGGTACGGCTACGCCTCCGCCACCACAACCGCAGCCGGCGAACGCTCAGGTGCAGGTGCAATCGGATAAGGATCAGTCTGCGAAGAAGGAGACAGAAGTTGCTTCTGCTCGGCTACCGCCTAAGCCTGTAGCTACAAATGGTGCTGCAGCCGCTCCAGCCGCGCCTCGGCCGACTCAAAGAGTGGTTAGAAACGGTGATGTGGAAAATGCTTTGCCACAAATGGTTGATGATGAATTTCCATCACGTAATTTGCATATGAAATATGAGCTTAGAGACACTCCTGGTCTTG TTCCTATTGGTTTCTATGGATTGCAGCATTATATATCTATGTTAGGTTCTTTGGTTTTAATTCCGCTTGTGATAGTTCCAGCAATGGGTGGTGACCAT GAGGATACTTCAATGGTGGTGTCCACTGTGCTTTTTGTTTCGGGTATGACTACATTGTTACAAGCTAATTTTGGATCAAGGTTGCCACTCATACAAGGTCCGTCTTTTGTGTTTCTTGCTCCTGCACTTGCGATTATAAAGTCCCCGGAGTTCATTGGATTGAATGGAAAT AATTTTAAGCATATAATGAAGGAGCTACAAGGGGCTATAATAATTGCATCAGCTTTTCAAGCATTCCTTGGATACAGTGGACTGATGACACTGCTCTTGAG GTTGATTAACCCAGTGGTAGTGTCCCCAACTATTGCTGCTGTTGGACTTTCATTCTACAGTTACGGTTTCCCACAAATGGGTGCATGTCTTGAAATCGGCATGGTGCAGATTTTGTTGGTTATCATGTTTTCTCTA TATCTCCGCAAGATATCTGTTTTGGGACACCGGATATTTCTAATTTACGCT GTACCGTTAGGTCTAGCAATTACATGGGCTATGTCGTTCCTTCTGACCGAAGCAGGGGCTTACAAGTACGATGGCTGTGACGTAAATATACCGACCTCAAATATGCTATCGGACCATTGCAGACGTCATGTTGCGAGGATGAAAAGTTGTCGAGCCGATACTTCCCATGCCCTGAATTCTTCCCCGTGGTTTAGATTTCCATACCCGTTACAATGGGGTACACCCGTTTTTAACTGGAAAATGGCCCTTGTAATGTGTATGGTATCTGTTATCTCTTCTGTTGACTCA GTTGGTTCATATCATGCATCGTCTTTGTTGGTTGCATCTAGGCCACCCACACCAGGGGTTGTGAGCCGCGGGATTGGTCTTGAGGGTTTGTGCAGCATCTTGGCTGGCTTGTGGGGAACCGGGACCGGTTCAACTACTTTAACTGAAAACGTGCACACAATTGCTGTAACAAAGATGGGGAGTCGCAAAGCAGTTGAGTTGGGAGCCTGTGTTTTGATTATATTATCCCTAATTG GTAAAGTAGGAGGGTTTATAGCCTCGATCCCTCAAGTAATGGTTGCAGGCTTACTCTGTATTATGTGGGCCATGCTTGCAGCATTGGGCTTATCAAATCTACGTTACAGCGAGGCCGGAAGCTCCCGGAACATAATCATCATCGGGCTTTCGTTGTTTTTCTCCCTTTCTGTTCCATCCTACTTTCAGCAATACGGTCTCTCCCCAAATTCCAACTCCCCCGTCCCAATTTACTTCCAACCGTACATTGTTGCTTCTCACGGTCCGTTCCGCTCACAATACGGAGGG TTGAATTATGTTATGAACACATTGATGTCGTTCCACATGGTGATAGCGTTTCTAGTGGCGGTAGTATTGGACAATACAGTACCTGGGAGTAAGCAAGAACGAGGGGTATACGTGTGGTCTGAACCAGATGCAGCTCGAAGGGAGCCTGCTGTTGTTAAAGATTATGGGTTACCGTTTAGAGTTGGAAAAATGTTCAGATGGGTGAGATGGGTCGGGCTCTAG